The Brevibacillus brevis genome contains a region encoding:
- the murB gene encoding UDP-N-acetylmuramate dehydrogenase, whose protein sequence is MKPVFSLLRERQVEVTYQEPLAAHTTWKIGGPADLLITPSSKSQLIMVLQILNEHHVPWMVMGKGSNLLVTDKGYRGAVIKLNKALDYARIAGNQIYAGAAYSLIKLAALANKHRLSGLEFAGGIPGSVGGAVYMNAGANGSEISDIFHSAEVITHTGAIRSLRAVDLDFSYRHSSLQETDVIITEAIFELTLRDSESIKLQWNHYKEKRLKAQPLPFGCAGSVFRNPPGHFAAKLIEEAGLKGMRYGGAEVSSKHANFIMNTGNATALDVWTLMRQIQEKVHSQSGIHLVPEVVIVGEQ, encoded by the coding sequence ATGAAACCTGTATTCTCCCTTCTCCGTGAACGACAGGTCGAGGTGACTTATCAGGAGCCTTTGGCGGCACATACTACCTGGAAAATCGGCGGACCAGCGGATTTACTGATTACTCCGAGCAGTAAATCCCAACTGATCATGGTCCTGCAAATACTGAATGAACATCATGTCCCATGGATGGTAATGGGAAAGGGCTCTAACCTTTTAGTCACAGACAAAGGGTATCGTGGCGCGGTCATTAAATTAAACAAGGCTCTCGACTATGCCCGAATCGCGGGCAATCAGATTTACGCAGGGGCCGCCTACTCCTTGATCAAGCTTGCAGCGTTGGCAAACAAGCACAGGCTCAGTGGCTTGGAGTTCGCAGGCGGAATACCTGGGTCTGTCGGCGGCGCTGTGTATATGAATGCAGGCGCGAATGGATCGGAGATATCAGACATTTTCCATTCAGCTGAAGTGATCACGCACACGGGAGCCATTCGCTCCCTACGTGCTGTAGATTTGGATTTTTCCTATCGCCACTCATCCTTGCAAGAGACTGATGTCATTATCACGGAAGCTATTTTTGAGCTGACTTTGCGCGACAGCGAAAGCATCAAGCTCCAGTGGAACCACTATAAAGAAAAACGTTTAAAAGCACAGCCTCTGCCTTTTGGCTGTGCGGGGAGTGTATTCAGAAATCCTCCGGGCCATTTTGCTGCAAAGCTCATTGAAGAGGCTGGCCTAAAGGGCATGCGATACGGAGGCGCGGAAGTATCGAGCAAGCATGCCAATTTCATTATGAATACCGGCAATGCCACTGCACTTGATGTATGGACACTCATGAGGCAGATCCAGGAAAAAGTTCACAGCCAATCAGGCATTCACCTTGTTCCTGAGGTTGTGATCGTAGGTGAACAGTAA
- a CDS encoding FmdB family zinc ribbon protein, with amino-acid sequence MPRYDYMCEDCGPFVQWLKMSELTDSVACPDCQQLSKRLYAAPGLIMTPQALRQRIERGVEPKIVRKQSHSHEGAGCSHSHGSQAHRGHTHSRGGKRPWMVGH; translated from the coding sequence ATGCCGAGATACGATTACATGTGCGAGGATTGTGGCCCATTTGTACAGTGGCTGAAGATGAGCGAGCTGACAGATAGCGTTGCTTGCCCGGATTGCCAGCAGCTATCAAAGCGTTTGTACGCTGCACCAGGATTGATCATGACACCGCAAGCGCTGCGCCAACGCATCGAGCGTGGTGTAGAACCGAAAATTGTACGGAAACAATCGCATTCACATGAAGGAGCAGGGTGCAGTCACAGCCATGGCAGTCAGGCACATCGGGGACATACCCACAGCCGTGGAGGCAAACGCCCTTGGATGGTAGGGCATTAA
- a CDS encoding nitroreductase family protein, which produces MESSLYPIAQAIRDRRTIKKFKPDPIPLELIRELLDVAVWAPNHGLREPWRFILYMEEGKRVVVDAILQNAMKKRDPELLLRVPAYLLVIVNEDSRQREREEDYAAACTLIQNFQLAAWERGLGVVWKTEPFTYQAGFLQAVGVRTEEKLVGMLQLGFPEVIPEARARTAANDKLTVIHSNVALEDKKGNVTVTADH; this is translated from the coding sequence ATGGAGTCATCCTTGTATCCGATTGCACAAGCGATCCGTGACCGCAGAACCATAAAGAAATTCAAGCCGGACCCGATTCCACTGGAATTGATTCGTGAGTTGCTGGATGTAGCTGTCTGGGCACCTAACCACGGACTACGCGAGCCTTGGCGATTCATCCTTTACATGGAAGAAGGGAAGCGGGTAGTCGTCGATGCCATTCTTCAAAACGCCATGAAAAAAAGAGATCCGGAATTGCTTTTACGCGTCCCGGCATATCTTTTGGTTATCGTAAATGAAGACTCTCGGCAAAGAGAACGGGAAGAGGACTATGCGGCAGCCTGCACGTTGATTCAAAACTTTCAGCTAGCGGCGTGGGAGCGGGGATTGGGCGTCGTTTGGAAAACGGAACCGTTCACGTATCAAGCAGGATTTTTGCAAGCGGTAGGGGTACGTACGGAGGAAAAACTCGTAGGAATGCTTCAGCTTGGCTTTCCGGAGGTCATCCCGGAAGCACGAGCGAGAACGGCTGCAAATGACAAGCTGACCGTGATTCATTCGAACGTTGCTCTGGAGGATAAGAAGGGAAATGTCACTGTCACAGCCGATCACTAA
- a CDS encoding helix-turn-helix transcriptional regulator translates to MERFRHLSTREYILLLLKREGELSTKDLQNRLELTKVAVSRQMIYLEKDGFVVCIVGRQKAGRPMHYYSLTQQGNEQFPNDYGQLAVDLMEHIVLADGEDRVDQFFARQQEKIIQKYEGQMEGKELSEKVAEMARIQDDNGFMARWEQVSDEEYVITQYNCPYFKVADRYQMICARELNCYRALLQTSVERTECVAIGGKKCVYQIRVAQS, encoded by the coding sequence ATGGAGAGATTTAGACACCTATCAACACGTGAATACATTCTATTGTTGCTGAAAAGGGAAGGGGAGCTCAGCACAAAAGATTTGCAAAACAGGCTGGAGCTCACAAAGGTAGCTGTTAGCAGGCAAATGATCTACTTGGAAAAAGACGGTTTTGTTGTGTGTATAGTAGGCCGTCAAAAAGCAGGTAGACCGATGCACTACTACTCGTTGACACAGCAAGGCAACGAACAATTTCCGAATGATTACGGGCAATTAGCCGTGGATTTGATGGAGCATATCGTGCTGGCAGACGGGGAAGACCGAGTGGATCAATTTTTCGCAAGACAGCAAGAGAAGATTATCCAGAAATACGAGGGGCAAATGGAAGGAAAAGAGCTATCTGAAAAGGTGGCAGAGATGGCACGCATCCAAGATGACAACGGATTTATGGCGAGATGGGAACAGGTAAGTGATGAGGAATATGTGATCACGCAGTACAATTGTCCCTATTTTAAAGTAGCAGATCGGTATCAGATGATCTGTGCAAGAGAGCTTAATTGTTACCGAGCATTGCTACAGACGAGCGTAGAACGGACGGAATGCGTAGCAATCGGCGGAAAGAAATGTGTCTATCAGATCCGAGTTGCGCAATCGTAG
- the fmdA gene encoding formamidase produces MPEVLFRVDLNKPMEEQDTPGHNRWHPDIPATVSVNPGAVFRMECKDWTDGQIANSDDPSDIRDVNLNRVHVLSGPVWVNGAEPGDLLVVDILDIGALPQSEWGFNGIFAKENGGSFLVDHYSQAAKSIWDFHGIYTTSRHLPGVKFAGILHPGLIGTAPSHQLLDRWNRRESDLVATNPERMPPLANLPTPHSAVLGSLKGAEFDRIAREAARTVPPREHGGNCDIKNLSKGTRIYFPVYVNGAKLSMGDLHFSQGDGEVTFCGGIEMAGWLDLHVDVIKGGMAKYNIVNNPVFKPGPVEPRYTEYLVFEGISVHETTGQQLYMDAHVAYRNACLNAIEYLKTAMGFTGEQAYMLLGTAPVEGRIAGIVDIPNACCTLSIPTSIFDRDILPK; encoded by the coding sequence ATGCCAGAAGTTTTATTTCGAGTTGACTTGAACAAACCGATGGAGGAGCAGGATACACCTGGTCACAACAGATGGCACCCAGACATTCCAGCAACCGTTTCCGTGAATCCAGGAGCTGTTTTCCGCATGGAATGTAAGGACTGGACGGACGGGCAGATCGCTAACAGCGATGACCCTTCCGACATTCGCGATGTCAATCTCAATCGCGTCCATGTGCTTAGTGGACCTGTCTGGGTGAATGGAGCAGAACCAGGCGACCTCTTGGTTGTCGATATTCTCGATATCGGGGCGCTCCCCCAATCGGAATGGGGCTTTAACGGGATATTCGCCAAAGAAAACGGCGGGAGCTTCCTCGTCGATCATTATTCGCAAGCGGCCAAGTCGATCTGGGACTTCCACGGCATTTACACGACTTCTCGCCATTTGCCAGGAGTCAAATTTGCTGGCATTCTTCATCCAGGCTTGATTGGTACGGCGCCGTCTCATCAGCTACTGGATCGCTGGAACCGAAGAGAGAGCGACCTCGTAGCGACAAATCCTGAACGAATGCCGCCACTCGCGAATTTGCCGACCCCGCACAGTGCCGTGTTGGGCAGTCTAAAAGGAGCCGAGTTTGACCGAATCGCCAGAGAAGCGGCTCGAACGGTTCCCCCTCGTGAGCATGGCGGAAACTGCGATATTAAAAACTTGTCCAAAGGCACTCGTATTTACTTCCCGGTTTATGTAAATGGAGCGAAGCTGTCCATGGGCGATTTGCATTTTTCACAAGGAGACGGAGAGGTGACCTTCTGCGGCGGAATTGAAATGGCTGGTTGGCTGGATCTTCATGTGGATGTCATCAAGGGCGGGATGGCGAAGTATAACATCGTGAACAACCCTGTATTCAAGCCAGGTCCAGTAGAGCCTCGCTATACGGAATACCTCGTTTTCGAAGGAATTTCTGTCCACGAGACGACAGGTCAGCAGCTGTACATGGATGCGCATGTCGCTTACCGCAATGCATGCCTGAATGCCATCGAATATTTGAAAACAGCGATGGGTTTCACGGGGGAGCAGGCGTACATGCTGCTGGGAACGGCACCGGTGGAGGGAAGAATTGCGGGAATCGTCGATATTCCGAACGCGTGCTGCACCTTGTCTATCCCGACAAGCATTTTTGATCGAGATATTTTGCCGAAGTAG
- a CDS encoding FecCD family ABC transporter permease — protein sequence MDIDLFSQKRKSRSVRLILLFTVLLLVGFVLSLNTGPYSIGPYEVFQTLLGEGSKKQNLVLFELRLPRMVIALMIGAGLAVSGAILQGISRNGLSDPGILGISSGAGLAVLLFVSLYPATNMAPPFLMPFLALIGATATAAIIYLLAYKKGHGISPTRLLLTGIAVGAGLSAVSIILTLQLNPRNLEFVVTWQMGSLWGSNWKFVLALLPWMVILLPYVYRKANVLNLLSMNEQIAASLGVSLQRERLALMAGAVGLAASSVATGGGIGFIGLLGPHIARRLVGPQHQYMLPITALVGSLLVLTGDTIGRSIMPATEVPAGIVISLIGGPYFLYLLIRTKG from the coding sequence GTGGACATCGATCTATTTTCCCAAAAAAGAAAAAGCCGCAGTGTCCGACTGATCCTTCTTTTCACGGTACTTTTGCTTGTCGGGTTTGTCTTGAGTTTGAACACGGGACCTTATAGCATTGGGCCCTATGAGGTGTTCCAAACACTGCTGGGAGAGGGTTCAAAAAAGCAGAATCTCGTGCTGTTTGAGCTGCGGCTTCCTCGCATGGTGATTGCGCTCATGATTGGGGCTGGGCTTGCTGTATCGGGAGCGATCCTGCAAGGAATCTCTCGCAATGGCCTGTCTGACCCCGGCATTCTTGGAATCAGTTCAGGTGCTGGACTGGCCGTATTGTTGTTCGTTTCCTTATATCCCGCGACGAACATGGCACCGCCTTTTTTGATGCCGTTTCTCGCGCTCATCGGTGCGACTGCCACAGCAGCCATAATTTATCTGCTGGCATACAAGAAGGGGCATGGCATTTCTCCTACCCGTCTCTTGCTTACAGGGATTGCAGTAGGGGCGGGACTTAGCGCCGTCAGCATTATTTTGACACTTCAGTTGAATCCGCGAAACCTCGAGTTTGTCGTCACTTGGCAAATGGGATCGTTGTGGGGTTCCAATTGGAAGTTCGTGCTGGCACTTTTGCCTTGGATGGTGATCCTGCTGCCGTACGTGTATCGGAAGGCAAATGTGCTGAACCTGCTCAGTATGAATGAACAAATTGCAGCAAGCCTGGGCGTATCTCTTCAACGAGAGCGACTAGCTTTGATGGCGGGTGCGGTTGGATTGGCTGCGTCGAGTGTAGCGACAGGCGGAGGCATAGGGTTTATCGGTTTGCTTGGCCCGCATATCGCGCGCAGATTGGTCGGACCCCAGCATCAATACATGCTGCCTATTACGGCGCTCGTCGGTTCATTGCTCGTATTGACTGGAGATACGATAGGGCGAAGCATTATGCCGGCTACAGAAGTACCGGCGGGTATTGTTATTTCCCTCATTGGGGGGCCTTACTTTCTGTACTTGTTGATCCGGACAAAAGGGTAA
- a CDS encoding sigma-54 interaction domain-containing protein — translation MLLSSFDFSSVIERSHHRAISHAVFHSLYQQLQASANLSPYEFSLIRDALIHLLQNGSLPLFPLSLSTTRRSSALQTDHVIPALRHASHSVPNWKSLLFAWAENSQESLIAVSDDRVVLFANKRAQEQFSFYEGLVLEADWKQERITNWFLEELDLGEKTWYRLFLIRPCTSSLSKTASSYSFSEIHTNSPLYQAQLHTARIAAQSLSNTLLLGETGCGKEVLARAIHSSSSRKDGPFLAVNIAALPRELIASELFGYTEGAFTGAKKGGQPGKFEAANGGTLFLDEIGEMSMELQVLLLRVLEERKVTRLGSHEEKPLDIRIIAATNRSIEEDVRNGLFRADLYYRLNVLQIRIPSLRERKEDIATLADEFLQQLHTQYAGGPTGICESALAILQQHSWPGNIRELRNIVERAFLHAFGDSWVTSHHLPSEWQQQYGLQEASGEPLPLLRELERQTIQQAITQAPSISAAAKKLGIARSTLYRKMEELGIG, via the coding sequence ATGCTGCTCTCGTCTTTCGATTTTTCCTCCGTAATTGAGCGTTCCCATCATCGCGCGATCTCTCATGCTGTCTTTCATTCTCTCTATCAACAATTACAGGCCTCTGCGAATCTTTCACCCTACGAATTTTCTCTGATCAGGGATGCGCTTATCCATTTGCTACAAAATGGCTCTTTGCCGCTTTTCCCGCTATCCCTCTCTACTACGCGACGTTCTTCTGCACTCCAAACTGATCATGTGATTCCAGCTCTCAGGCATGCCTCCCATTCTGTTCCCAATTGGAAGAGTCTTCTTTTCGCATGGGCCGAAAACAGCCAAGAATCCCTAATCGCCGTAAGCGACGATCGTGTCGTGCTGTTTGCCAACAAACGGGCACAAGAGCAATTTTCGTTTTATGAAGGCCTTGTACTCGAAGCGGATTGGAAACAAGAACGCATAACCAATTGGTTCTTGGAGGAACTCGATCTAGGGGAAAAGACGTGGTATCGCCTCTTTCTCATTCGCCCATGCACGTCATCCTTGTCAAAGACAGCTAGCAGTTACTCGTTTTCAGAGATTCATACAAATAGTCCCCTCTATCAAGCCCAATTACATACAGCACGTATTGCTGCACAATCACTATCAAATACGCTATTGCTCGGAGAAACAGGCTGCGGCAAAGAAGTCCTGGCACGTGCCATCCACTCCTCCAGTTCGCGAAAAGACGGTCCTTTTCTTGCGGTCAATATCGCAGCACTTCCGCGTGAACTGATCGCCAGTGAGCTATTTGGATACACAGAAGGAGCTTTTACTGGTGCAAAAAAAGGAGGACAGCCGGGAAAATTCGAAGCGGCAAATGGAGGAACGCTATTTCTCGATGAAATCGGGGAGATGAGCATGGAGCTTCAAGTGCTTTTGCTACGCGTCCTCGAAGAACGCAAAGTGACGAGATTGGGCTCTCACGAAGAAAAGCCATTGGACATTCGGATTATCGCTGCAACCAATCGTTCCATTGAAGAAGATGTACGGAATGGGCTGTTTCGTGCAGACCTTTACTACCGGCTTAATGTCCTACAGATACGCATCCCTTCCCTGCGCGAACGCAAGGAAGACATTGCAACCTTGGCTGACGAGTTCCTCCAGCAGCTTCATACCCAATACGCTGGCGGTCCGACAGGCATCTGTGAATCTGCCTTGGCAATCTTGCAGCAGCATTCATGGCCCGGAAATATTCGAGAGCTGCGCAATATCGTGGAGCGAGCATTTTTACACGCGTTCGGTGATTCGTGGGTCACCTCTCACCATCTTCCGAGCGAATGGCAGCAGCAGTATGGACTGCAAGAAGCATCCGGGGAACCTTTGCCATTATTGCGCGAATTAGAGCGACAGACGATCCAGCAAGCCATCACACAAGCTCCCTCGATCAGCGCCGCTGCCAAAAAGCTAGGAATTGCCCGAAGCACCCTGTATCGAAAAATGGAAGAGTTAGGAATCGGATAA
- a CDS encoding phosphotransferase, translating to MTNSNPWDADWEVSEPLARALIFRQFPQLTSMPIKLIGSGWDNVVFRVGDEYVFRFPRRNVAVELIKKEGVLLPMLAAFLTIPYPKPVFYGEPNDDYPFPFLGYTYVPGTFPKGLTDEQRASSAVALATFLKRLHAFPLQRARENGIEHDHRNLLDIAQRKEKMQTFLATLAVHISAEDRDAIANYLGQVVIDRLSPREVLLHGDLHVKNMLVDEAGQISGIIDWGDLNVGHPGADVNVAYSFLPPQARQSFFHAYGEVDEETKILARMMAVYIPMLLWMQAIDQNDEEVAEEARMTIRRALADE from the coding sequence ATGACCAACTCGAATCCATGGGATGCGGACTGGGAAGTATCTGAACCATTGGCACGCGCACTCATCTTCCGTCAGTTTCCGCAGCTAACTTCTATGCCCATCAAGCTGATCGGCTCTGGTTGGGATAACGTGGTCTTTCGAGTGGGGGACGAATATGTTTTCCGTTTTCCCAGGCGAAATGTCGCTGTTGAATTGATCAAAAAGGAAGGGGTGCTGCTGCCAATGCTTGCGGCATTCCTGACAATACCGTATCCGAAGCCCGTTTTTTATGGGGAACCCAACGACGATTATCCATTCCCTTTTTTGGGGTACACGTATGTACCAGGAACGTTTCCAAAAGGCTTGACCGACGAGCAGCGTGCTTCATCGGCAGTGGCACTTGCGACGTTTTTAAAAAGATTGCACGCGTTTCCGCTCCAGCGTGCCCGCGAGAACGGGATCGAGCATGATCACAGGAACCTGCTGGACATTGCACAGAGAAAAGAAAAGATGCAGACGTTTTTGGCTACCTTAGCTGTACATATTTCTGCAGAGGATCGGGATGCGATCGCGAATTATTTAGGGCAAGTTGTGATAGACCGATTAAGTCCGCGTGAAGTGCTGCTGCATGGAGACTTGCATGTTAAAAATATGCTGGTAGATGAAGCTGGGCAGATATCGGGCATCATTGACTGGGGAGATCTCAATGTGGGTCATCCAGGAGCGGATGTAAATGTGGCCTACAGTTTTTTACCACCACAAGCCCGCCAGTCTTTTTTCCATGCGTATGGAGAAGTGGATGAAGAGACAAAAATATTGGCCAGGATGATGGCAGTGTACATTCCAATGCTGCTCTGGATGCAAGCCATTGATCAAAATGACGAAGAAGTGGCAGAGGAAGCAAGAATGACGATACGGCGAGCACTCGCTGACGAATAG
- a CDS encoding FecCD family ABC transporter permease, with translation MSLSQPITKNASLRTRPWMATVLIVAGICAILFGLGSSIITGVANISFATVWNSIFHYDSTNEHHVIIQTLRMPRALAGALVGAAFAVAGAIMQGVTRNPIADTGLMGINAGAGFVLVLVFALAPGLPFESIILFSFIGAGVGVGLVYGLAYFSKNGLTPLRLALAGAVVSSLISGISQAISLLFQINYDLAFWSAGGISTAEWFQVSVMMPWIAGGIIVAMILSRSITILSLGEEIAAGLGQKTKLVKGLAAVVVMVLAGASVSTVGGVGFVGLVVPHIVRFLVGVDYRWIIPCSAVMGGVLVVFADIGAKMIAMPYETPLGAIIAVIGVPFFLYLARKERREW, from the coding sequence ATGTCACTGTCACAGCCGATCACTAAAAATGCTTCGCTTCGAACCAGGCCGTGGATGGCAACGGTGTTGATTGTTGCGGGGATTTGCGCCATCCTTTTCGGGCTAGGTTCATCCATTATCACGGGAGTGGCGAATATCTCGTTTGCCACCGTTTGGAACTCGATTTTTCACTATGATTCTACCAACGAGCACCACGTCATTATTCAAACACTGCGTATGCCGCGTGCTTTGGCAGGAGCGCTGGTGGGAGCTGCTTTTGCCGTAGCGGGAGCCATCATGCAAGGGGTTACGAGAAATCCGATTGCGGATACGGGCTTGATGGGCATTAATGCAGGGGCTGGATTCGTACTTGTACTCGTTTTTGCTTTAGCACCTGGACTCCCTTTTGAGTCTATTATTCTCTTCTCTTTTATCGGAGCAGGTGTGGGGGTAGGGCTTGTTTATGGACTGGCCTATTTTTCCAAAAACGGTTTGACACCTTTACGACTCGCGTTGGCGGGAGCAGTCGTTAGCTCGCTCATCTCAGGGATCAGTCAGGCGATTTCCCTGTTGTTTCAGATCAACTACGATTTGGCTTTCTGGTCAGCAGGGGGGATCTCAACAGCGGAGTGGTTTCAAGTATCCGTCATGATGCCATGGATTGCAGGAGGAATCATTGTGGCCATGATCCTTTCTCGCTCCATTACCATTTTGAGTCTGGGAGAAGAGATTGCAGCGGGACTCGGACAAAAGACCAAGCTGGTGAAGGGTTTGGCGGCGGTTGTCGTCATGGTGCTGGCGGGTGCTTCAGTCTCAACAGTTGGCGGAGTTGGGTTTGTCGGTCTCGTTGTCCCACACATCGTCCGTTTTCTGGTCGGGGTTGATTACCGCTGGATTATTCCTTGCTCGGCAGTCATGGGAGGCGTTTTGGTTGTTTTTGCAGACATCGGAGCCAAAATGATAGCGATGCCCTACGAGACACCGCTTGGCGCCATTATCGCTGTTATCGGGGTCCCCTTCTTCCTGTACCTGGCACGTAAGGAAAGGAGGGAGTGGTAG
- a CDS encoding AraC family transcriptional regulator has translation MRKTEKYSDPNVITVNDVQVLSISKEWKLVEARDKSEQIIILVIEGRASFRLDKTGGMLNQGDCMVISPEDMQEGLALLPITENIYVCYVALFAAHARKERDGWLINEVMLPIQGKHHIETISLIHHHIEQLHLAWRKDHFDQATMQILFLKLWQAILAGITLQEKKTDRQQLLQGIAEHMEQHCEETFQIEEMARYSGMTPTLFYQQFKEYTSLTPLQFINRKRMEKACQLLVTQDVMIPEVASEVGYRDVYYFSRMFKKIVGVPPYRFKKSLQKKIAVLHPAIFGDLLALGVSIQHLIPIWEKHRQKRPYSQMEAATLEFDLYRLHQMEPDLIVGTDQVAPWLEQLETIAPTWLIPFKTTTWRDHLQQVAAMLGITEVATSWLYYYDLKAVAARERIRKKIGNETVMAVRVWDGGARIFGAKRRKISDILYGDLQVRPPVGTGHFAFLDIASLDELQDFQADHILLFDERKIRTDVRKHRLKGNVHRAGVYPWLHYSALGHEQAISEALTHLAESQECTKKESGSSIFLRPQVCDND, from the coding sequence ATGAGAAAAACAGAAAAATATAGTGATCCGAATGTCATCACTGTAAATGATGTGCAAGTTTTGTCCATTTCAAAAGAATGGAAGCTTGTAGAAGCGAGAGATAAAAGCGAACAAATTATCATTTTGGTAATAGAGGGCAGGGCGTCGTTTCGGTTGGATAAGACAGGAGGGATGCTTAACCAGGGAGATTGCATGGTTATATCTCCAGAGGATATGCAGGAAGGGCTCGCCCTTTTGCCCATTACGGAGAACATCTATGTTTGTTACGTGGCGCTTTTTGCTGCTCATGCCAGAAAAGAAAGGGATGGATGGCTCATAAACGAAGTGATGCTGCCGATCCAGGGGAAGCACCATATCGAAACAATATCCTTAATTCACCATCACATCGAACAATTGCATCTGGCTTGGCGAAAAGATCACTTCGATCAGGCAACCATGCAGATTCTTTTTCTGAAGCTATGGCAAGCGATTCTGGCTGGAATCACGCTGCAAGAGAAAAAAACAGATCGCCAGCAACTTCTTCAAGGGATCGCAGAGCATATGGAGCAGCATTGTGAGGAGACTTTTCAGATCGAGGAGATGGCTCGCTACTCAGGAATGACGCCGACCCTTTTCTATCAGCAATTTAAGGAGTACACCTCGCTCACTCCCTTGCAATTCATCAATCGGAAACGAATGGAGAAGGCTTGTCAGCTTCTGGTGACGCAGGACGTGATGATTCCTGAGGTAGCTAGTGAAGTGGGCTATCGGGATGTGTACTATTTCAGTCGGATGTTTAAAAAAATCGTTGGCGTTCCCCCTTATCGCTTCAAGAAATCGTTACAAAAGAAAATCGCCGTACTCCATCCAGCAATCTTCGGTGATCTTCTCGCATTGGGGGTTTCGATCCAACATCTGATCCCTATTTGGGAAAAGCATCGGCAAAAGAGGCCGTACTCCCAGATGGAAGCAGCCACACTGGAATTTGACTTGTACCGTCTGCACCAGATGGAGCCGGATTTGATTGTCGGTACAGATCAAGTTGCACCTTGGCTGGAACAATTGGAAACCATTGCACCGACCTGGCTCATTCCCTTTAAAACAACGACTTGGCGAGATCATTTGCAGCAGGTAGCTGCCATGCTGGGAATTACAGAGGTGGCGACCAGCTGGCTCTATTATTATGATCTGAAAGCAGTTGCTGCTCGCGAGCGTATCCGCAAAAAAATTGGGAACGAAACCGTTATGGCAGTGAGGGTGTGGGATGGTGGAGCCCGTATATTTGGTGCGAAAAGGCGGAAAATTTCCGATATTTTGTACGGAGACCTCCAGGTAAGACCTCCAGTGGGAACAGGTCATTTTGCCTTTCTGGATATTGCGAGCCTGGATGAGCTTCAAGATTTTCAGGCTGATCATATTCTGCTTTTCGACGAAAGGAAAATTCGAACGGATGTACGCAAGCATCGTTTGAAAGGGAATGTACATCGAGCTGGGGTATATCCTTGGCTGCATTATTCCGCACTCGGCCATGAGCAGGCCATATCAGAGGCGCTCACGCATCTTGCAGAGTCACAGGAATGTACAAAAAAGGAATCAGGTTCTTCAATTTTCTTGCGTCCACAAGTTTGTGATAATGATTGA